The nucleotide window GTTCACTGAATCTTATCTTAACcaaaaatatatctaataacATTGTGGAATTAAACCACATTACAATATATTGATAACAACTAGAGTCGAAAAAACATTCTATATAGCAATGATAACATTGCCACTTGAAAAGCAATTATGAAACTGTAGGTACCTCTGCTCTTTCAAGAGGGTAACTACTACCGTAACAAAGATTTAAGGCCCCGAAGTCatgtaagaaaaaaattcgtaaaatattACCAACATCACTCGATGGGGAAGCAAAGAAAGCTTATAAAGCATGTGCATTACAAAGATATTGTCTTATGAATTGGGAGTTCGGTGAAcggagaattttcaattaatattaatcataaaccTCTTCATTTTACAACAAACCAAACATAGAAAAAACATGATTAAACTCTcggaaatattaataataaaattcaatagcTTGTGTCTAGTTTTCCGAAAGTACAAACAGCATGCTAAGTTTTCAGATTTGTCTATTATCTATCGAACAACTGAAAGAGTCTTCTGATATAGAtgattttatgaataaatttaaatgttttgctAAATAGGTTCTAGGATCATTTATTGTAATAagcaataaacatttttatattattcaacaCCATTACTTTTGTTTCTTTGTGGAAAGATTTAGATCTCCATTTGAGCTTCTCTGCAGTTAGgttgaacaaattttgaaacaggGATACAGTTACAACCTCTTACATATATGTATTTGAATAGCATGTGTTAGAAGACCAaccttttatttaaaatatagaattttgttttgtaaaatttatataggtattgtttttatttgtaaaaattatatagatttttccaattaaatacattaatatatatatatatatatatatatatatatatatatatatatatatatagagagagagagagagagagagagagagaacgTTGTAGAAACGCATTCTAAGCTAAATGAGTtgcatataaaaataatggtacaaatataaacatttatataacTTCATAAAATATACAGGTCTGTTATCTAAAGTGATTTATTTGTACTATTTATATACCTGATTTGCATTTgcatatttggaaatatcaCATTGTTTGCAGCAATTGTCGGGTAAAAGTGAACCAAAAAAATCTACCAAGGAATTACACAAAATATTCCTACATGGACCATTCATAAATAGGAGTTAAATCATTTGCATATATCACTAAATATAGTTAATTAAAATGTCACATTTATcctttgattaaaaatataaaattacatctACACTCTGCTAATGTGAAAAAGTAATAAATCTGTAAGACCATGGGTCCTATCAATAAGGATGATTCTAATGAGAGCAGAATTCTTGTAGAGTATATACAGTATCAATGGTAGATTTTTCTTACATTCTTTGGACGgtatttatatttgttgaaatgaaaaaattattgtctagcacttttttctgtttctataaGACATTCTCTCACTAAAATTCTAGCAGAAACAATGTTTCTTTTCAGTCTTTCTGCAGAACTCCTGCTGCCTGCATAAGTAGGTCTGACTTCTCGTCCCATTTCTTCTATTACACTCAAAAGTTGAGCATATTTTGATTGGCCAGGTTCTTGTTTGGAAGTTTGTTGCTGCGATTGACTACTTGTTGATGGTTTGGGAATTATTGGGATTGGTGTAACAGTTACATCACTAAGTTTTGATTCAACAGCTTGGATGTCTACAGCTTCCATAATTTAAAGTcgacaaataaaattgaaaaattactattatGGAAGTATTTGgcaatataaaaaagttatcctagaaaaaaaaaagaataaacaattcaaatttgattataaatcaCTATCTTGAATTACCGTTTAGAAAATTTAGtcaatttagaaataaatgtaaattgTTTATGGAAACACAACCTCAATACGTAAAAATATTCTCCATAATTTCTTCTCTTCTGTCAATCTAGTTGCCTAATTTATCAAAGAAAGTGcttgatattaaataaaaatgtcataCACGagttcaatataaaatatttttcaaaattctttaatttcaaACAAGTCAAAGAGAAAAGTCTAtaactctttttttattttccttgtaAGTAGATATGGCAGTTTCTGCAGACTATCAACACACttgataaacataaaaaattcatttataggGCTTTTTAGAAACTATGATCCGGGATCAGGTAGATCACTTATCAGCTGACTAATGTTCTGAGATTGTGATCAGAGGCCGCCGCGTTCCGTTTTCGTTGgagattttaaatttattatttaaccaaGAGCCAATTTTACCACCTAAGATAAAACTGGAGATTAACTAGAGCTCAAACTCCAACTTAAATAAGAATAAACAAGATTGCTCTATTTTACAAGTCGCAGTCAAACAGACATTTTTGTGCCAGTTGTCATTATAAAACAACCCGGATATATAACGaatatttttcctatatttgctttaaagttgaattattggaaaaagttgtataaacaaaaatggaCAATGAACAATATACAATTGTATTTTACCTGACTATGATGTAGTACTTTTGGTTAACTTGgcgaaaaaatataaagaaatgttttcgacagaaacacaacaaatttaaaaaataagtgggacaatttaaatatttgctctaggatgaataattttttgctttCTCGGCGCGTcgacaatatttataatttcttcatcatcattgtcaaaatcttcaaatataaAGTGTAAATCTTAAATCATTTTACCAAAACCCtctataatattgaaaaaaagtaaataatttgacAAAGTTGGATTTGGATCCTCCTTTTTATGCTAAACAGAAGTTTAAGCCCCAGACCATCAGTAATGTTTAAGCCGTAGTTTGTCGGTAAACGCCATCTATAAAgcgtgaaatatttttagagTAAACTGACGTTTAAGGCTTAAACTTGACTTGTAAAATTATGTTATGTTTATAGTATTCAATGAATgagttttaataatatttatttagctTTACATAATTTACAACTTTATAGTTTTTCTGTATTTATAGACTTTTTTCCTTTGAATAATAGTTATTGAATCAACGATTTACAAATAAGCACACGTTTTACAACAAATGTCCATAGTAATAAGCTGTTTTTATATAGAGCCAAAAAATTAACCtgtcaatataaatttatgaaaatcaacGAAAATATATGGAAGAAGAGATATGTTATATCTAATAACCCTGCACAAtatataatttcacaaaatttttttaaacaacaaaatatttattatttttggtgTACCCATTTGGACTATTCGTACTTCACGTCAAATGACGTCACGATTTCAAAACACATTTACCTACACAGGTCTGTGTTTACCTAATACTTTTAATGAAGGGTTACTTTTGGATTTAAGTGTATAGAAGATGATTAAATCTGCACATAAAAATACAGATAATGCATTTTAACTATTTATTGTTAATGTTCGATcgtaattaatcaatttaactGAGATATATATGCCTAAATGGAATCGCTTAATATAGAAACAATATATTCGTTTGACACTGAATACAGTGCAGATTCTGTGGAATGGTGTCCTCATAAAcccaatcaaaatatatttgtatgtgCAAACTATCAGTTAATAGAAAGTACAACAGGTAAACAGGTTGGTTTTCgtagaattaaaattatattcacgccacaaaaaccaaataattataCTATTTTTGCAGATACGTGTACCACTAAACGTTTGGGAAGACTTCTCCTTTTTTCAATCCATCATAGAAATGGATTAAAGTTATTACAAAGAATAGATACTCCAGCTATTTTGGATCAAAAATGGTGTCATAAGAAAATAGATAATGATTCAATCCTTGGAGTTGTAAATGCTGAAAAATCAGTATCACTGTATAAACTTAATGGTTACACTCTCGAGTTAGAATTAATAACAACTTATAAAGTAGATTCAGATACATCAGAAACACTTGTTCTATCACTAGATTGGTCAAAAAGTGTCTCAAACtgtaatgaaattgaaattgcttGTAGTGATTCTAAAGGAAATATTCATTTACTTGAATtggataataatattttagttttaaaagatAGCTGGCATGGACATGATTTTGAAGCTTGGATTACCGGATTTTACTATTGGGAcactaatataatttttagtggTAAAGCGGattatattacatttaattttttgaatgatcATTTTCATGCAATTGGAgcacaaaataatataattttatttaggtgGTGATGATTGCTTATTtctgaaatttgataaaagagTTGGATCACAGCCAATatcaaagaataaaaatcaTGGAGCTGGCGTTACTTCATTTCACTCCAATTCTTTTAAAGAATATCTTGTAGCATCAGGAAGGTCAgtaaatttatcacttttttcacCTTTCAtctataattatcattttttcctgTATTGATTAACATGTGATATCCCATTCTTATGAAAACTCCTAACCATTTCAATTAACTTCTCAGGTCCATTGACTTATTAAAGGTTATGGACCCGTAGTAATTACGAGGTGCCAACAAAAGGGTCTCAAGAGAGAGAAAGAGGGCAAAAAGCCCCTGCTATTATAATCTAAATATGATTATTAGCAAAACTGattaaatattagaattaaaataatatttttttgaaaatttttgattaactaCTATTAATACTTATTATTGGTtgcatttaattatattaaatattgcatttaattatattaaatattgcaTTTTATTACAAAGCActtcaattgattattttttatgttttgaaaaattaaaattaagttaaaaaaataatgtaatataaatatttttaaattgtgaaaAGTTATACCTTATTAGTCTTGATATTTACAATATCTTTAACATTTTTAGTTATGATGAACATGTACGTCTTTGGGATGTGAGAAAAATGAAATCAGAAATAGATACTATAAAAATGCCTGGTACTCTTTGGAGGTTAAAATGGGATccttttgaacaaaataaactaTTAGCAGCATGTATGTTAGGAGGAGTgcatatattaaatattgacaCACATAATCGAATGGACTTAATAGCAAgttattttgaacataaaaacaTCTCATATGGTGCCGATTGGTCATATCTTGATAAAGATGAATGTAATAAATTTGACAATGTTGGTGATTGCATAATTGGGAGTTGTTCATTTTATGATCATTTACTTTGTATTTCTaaagttaatttcaaaattaaatgatattttccaaaggtttcattttatttatatggacataacataaaaattttaacgtaGAAAGCTATTTAATAGACTATCATCAGATAATAGCCACTCATCAGACTCCAGTGAATctaaaattgcaaaatatattattctattgAAATACAAGACACAAAAAGTAAAGTAGCTGCTTAATTTATTTACCATATCCTATTGAACCTGATAACAAATGTTAAATTATTGGTCTaaatagatattaaataaaatgaagtatatgtatttattttaatttattgacaGAATCTCAATCTGCTTTATTTAAAGAATTAGCATACTGAAACTCGGGGCTGTTCTCATATTCACACATATCCAATGCTACTTCACAACTTTCTTTAACTACCCTCTTCGGATCTCTCaaatatttcgttaat belongs to Diorhabda carinulata isolate Delta chromosome X, icDioCari1.1, whole genome shotgun sequence and includes:
- the LOC130901151 gene encoding cyclin-dependent kinase 2-associated protein 1, which produces MEAVDIQAVESKLSDVTVTPIPIIPKPSTSSQSQQQTSKQEPGQSKYAQLLSVIEEMGREVRPTYAGSRSSAERLKRNIVSARILVRECLIETEKSARQ
- the LOC130902767 gene encoding diphthine methyltransferase — encoded protein: MESLNIETIYSFDTEYSADSVEWCPHKPNQNIFVCANYQLIESTTDTCTTKRLGRLLLFSIHHRNGLKLLQRIDTPAILDQKWCHKKIDNDSILGVVNAEKSVSLYKLNGYTLELELITTYKVDSDTSETLVLSLDWSKSVSNCNEIEIACSDSKGNIHLLELDNNILVLKDSWHGHDFEAWITGFYYWDTNIIFSGGDDCLFLKFDKRVGSQPISKNKNHGAGVTSFHSNSFKEYLVASGSYDEHVRLWDVRKMKSEIDTIKMPGTLWRLKWDPFEQNKLLAACMLGGVHILNIDTHNRMDLIASYFEHKNISYGADWSYLDKDECNKFDNVGDCIIGSCSFYDHLLCISKVNFKIK